One Comamonas endophytica DNA window includes the following coding sequences:
- a CDS encoding Tex family protein has translation MQKIIGQIAAEIKVSQQQVVAAVELLDSGATVPFIARYRKEATGGLDDVQLRELEARLSYLRELEDRRLSVLKSIDEQGKLTDALRAAIAAAPTKQELEDIYLPFKQKRRTKGQIAREFGIEPLADKLFADPTLDPHAEAQAYCRPATLLDDGKPGPDFSHTLAVLDGVRDILSERWAEDAQLVQSLREWLWEEGLLRSKKVESKDENDPEVAKFRDYFDYDEPIGRVPSHRALAVFRGRALEILEAKLVLPVEPEPGQPSLAEGRIALHLGWSHAKRPADDLLRKCVAWTWRVKLSLSTERDLFSRLREEAEKVAIKVFGDNLRDLLLAAPAGARTVMGLDPGIRTGVKVAVVDANGKLVDTATVYPHEPRRDWDGALHTLAKLCDKHGVNLIAIGNGTASRETDKLAGELIKLMAKAERSIQKVVVSEAGASVYSASEFASQEMPDVDVSLRGAASIARRLQDPLAELVKIDPKSIGVGQYQHDVNQSELARTLDTVVEDCVNSVGVDLNTASAPLLARVSGLSGSVAKSVVRWRDANGSFRSRRQLLEVSGLGAKTFEQSAGFLRIRGGDNPLDMTGVHPETYPVVESIIATTGKPVTELMGRADTLKTLKPELFANEQFGAITVRDILGELEKPGRDPRPDFVVARFNEGVDDIKDLKEGMTLEGTVSNVAQFGAFVDLGVHQDGLVHVSQMSHKYIGDAREVVKTGQIVKVKVLEVDVVRKRISLTMKLDAAPARRDGPRDNRFEGAARGYAAPRRSEPAPQGAMASAFAKLQPGRGK, from the coding sequence ATGCAGAAAATCATCGGGCAAATTGCCGCAGAAATCAAAGTCAGCCAGCAGCAGGTCGTCGCAGCCGTTGAACTGCTCGATTCCGGGGCCACGGTGCCGTTCATAGCGCGCTACCGCAAGGAGGCCACGGGCGGCCTGGACGACGTGCAGCTGCGCGAGCTCGAAGCCCGGCTGTCCTATCTGCGCGAGCTCGAAGACCGGCGCCTGTCGGTGCTCAAGAGCATCGACGAACAGGGCAAGCTGACCGATGCGCTGCGCGCGGCGATTGCCGCCGCACCGACCAAGCAGGAGCTTGAGGACATCTACCTGCCCTTCAAGCAAAAGCGCCGCACCAAGGGCCAGATCGCGCGCGAGTTCGGCATCGAGCCGCTGGCCGACAAGCTGTTTGCCGATCCCACGCTCGACCCCCATGCCGAAGCCCAGGCCTATTGCCGCCCGGCGACGCTGCTGGACGACGGCAAGCCCGGCCCGGATTTCTCGCACACGCTGGCGGTGCTCGACGGCGTGCGCGACATCCTCTCCGAACGCTGGGCCGAGGATGCGCAGCTGGTGCAGTCGCTGCGCGAGTGGCTCTGGGAAGAGGGCCTGCTGCGCAGCAAGAAGGTCGAGAGCAAGGACGAGAACGACCCCGAGGTGGCGAAGTTCCGCGATTATTTCGACTATGACGAGCCCATCGGCCGCGTGCCCTCGCACCGCGCGCTGGCGGTGTTCCGTGGCCGCGCGCTCGAGATCCTCGAAGCCAAGCTGGTGCTGCCCGTGGAGCCCGAGCCCGGCCAGCCGAGCCTGGCCGAGGGCCGGATCGCGCTGCACCTGGGCTGGAGCCACGCCAAGCGGCCGGCCGACGACCTGCTGCGCAAGTGCGTGGCCTGGACCTGGCGCGTGAAGCTGAGCCTGTCGACCGAGCGCGACCTGTTCTCGCGGCTGCGCGAGGAGGCCGAGAAGGTCGCGATCAAGGTGTTCGGCGACAACCTGCGCGACCTGCTGCTGGCCGCGCCCGCGGGCGCGCGCACCGTCATGGGGCTGGACCCGGGCATCCGCACCGGCGTCAAGGTGGCCGTGGTCGATGCCAACGGCAAGCTGGTCGACACCGCCACCGTCTACCCGCACGAGCCGCGCCGGGACTGGGACGGCGCGCTGCACACGTTGGCGAAGCTGTGCGACAAGCATGGCGTGAACCTGATCGCCATTGGCAACGGCACCGCCAGCCGCGAGACCGACAAGCTCGCCGGCGAGCTCATCAAGCTGATGGCCAAGGCCGAGCGCAGCATCCAGAAGGTGGTCGTGAGCGAGGCCGGGGCCTCGGTCTACTCCGCCAGTGAATTCGCCTCGCAGGAAATGCCCGATGTGGACGTGAGCCTGCGCGGCGCGGCCTCCATCGCGCGGCGCCTGCAGGACCCGCTGGCCGAGCTGGTGAAGATCGACCCCAAGAGCATCGGCGTGGGCCAGTACCAGCATGACGTCAACCAGAGCGAGCTGGCGCGCACGCTTGACACCGTGGTCGAGGATTGCGTGAATTCGGTCGGCGTGGACCTGAACACCGCCAGCGCGCCGCTGCTGGCGCGCGTGTCGGGCCTGTCGGGCAGCGTGGCCAAGTCGGTGGTGCGCTGGCGCGATGCCAACGGCAGTTTCAGGAGCCGCAGGCAGCTGCTGGAAGTCAGCGGCCTGGGCGCCAAGACCTTCGAGCAAAGCGCGGGTTTCCTGCGCATCCGCGGCGGCGACAACCCGCTGGACATGACCGGCGTGCACCCCGAGACCTATCCGGTCGTGGAAAGCATCATCGCCACCACCGGCAAGCCGGTGACGGAACTCATGGGCCGCGCCGACACGCTCAAGACGCTCAAGCCCGAGCTGTTCGCCAATGAACAGTTCGGCGCGATCACGGTGCGCGACATCCTGGGCGAGCTGGAGAAGCCGGGGCGCGACCCGCGCCCGGACTTCGTCGTGGCGCGCTTCAACGAGGGCGTCGACGACATCAAGGACCTCAAGGAGGGCATGACGCTCGAGGGCACCGTGAGCAACGTCGCGCAGTTCGGCGCCTTCGTCGATCTGGGCGTGCACCAGGACGGGCTGGTGCACGTGAGCCAGATGAGCCACAAGTACATCGGCGATGCGCGCGAGGTCGTCAAGACCGGCCAGATCGTCAAGGTCAAGGTGCTCGAGGTCGATGTGGTGCGCAAGCGCATCAGCCTGACCATGAAGCTCGACGCCGCGCCCGCGCGGCGCGACG